CCTCTATTTCGCCGGTCTCGAAGTACTCGACCACCTTCGCGGAGATGGCGTCGCCGACGCCGTCTATCTCCCCGACGCTGTCCTTGCCCTCGGCGGCAAGCCCTTCGATGGCCCCGGGGTAGTCCCTGATGTTCTCGGCCGCCCGGCGGTAGGCCCGGGGCTTGTACTCCACGCCTTTCGCGTCCAGTAGGTCGGCGAACTCTTCGAGCAGCGCCGCGATGTCGTCGTTCCGGCTCATGTCAGTAGCTCCGCCCGGCACGACCGGTGCCGGAGTCAGCGTCCTCGTGGCCCAGTGCCTTCTGGAGGAACTTCATCCAGCGCTTCCTGTCGGCGGCCTCCTGTGCCTGGGCTTCCTGTTCGATGTTCGCCGCGCCGAGCTGTTCGAGGGCGTTGAGCGCCCGGTCGATGCCGATGATGGCCGTGGCGAGCTCCTCGCCGCGCTCGTAGCTCACCTCGTTGTCCTCGATGCGTTGCTTTCGCTGGAGGCGCTCGCGCCGCAGGTTCTTCTTGGCCTGCTCGACGCGCTCGCGCTCGCCCCGCGGAACCGTCTCCCGACGCTTGATTTCGAAGACGAACGACCGGAGTTCTATCTCCTCGCCCTGGACGGTTATCCGGTCGGGGATGTCCGCGCCGACGGTCGCGCTGTCGCGTTCGATGCGCTCCAGCAACTGTTTGCGCTCGAACTCTTTCACTACCCCAGCGTTAGACCGGGACCCCCTTACTCGCTTCGCCCACGGACGGGACCCGGCTCGCTCGGACTCGCTTCCCCTCTGGAACCACCCCGCCTCGAAAACCATCGCAAGCAGCCCGGCTGGGTCGGACCCCTATCGGCGATATCTTTTTTATCGTCTCGGCCGTCCCCACCGTACGAGAGTACGACTGCTCCTCGATTTATTGTATGACTCTAGCTTTCGAACCGCTCGACGACCGACCCGGGCTCGCGGTCATCGACCAGATAGAGCGCCAGCGCTACCGGATACACACGCCCGCCCCCGTCGCGCTCAGGGACGCCGCGACCGACGTGTTCCAGTATCCCGTCGGGGACGCCGTCCGGATACGGACCCAGGCCATCGAACTCCCGACTGTCGTCATGGTGTACGTCCGCGACGACGACGGAGCGATAGCCGCCGAGGTCGCGCAGTTCGAGTCGGAGACGCTCCCGGCCGACGACTACGTGCTGGACCCACTGACACAGATAAAGACGTACATGCGTGTCGAGGACGCTCAGATAGCCGCCACCGTCGACTCGGACCGGACCCGAATCGAGTTCGATACCCCGACGGACGTGCTCATCGGCGCTCGGTCCCAGCACGACCGGCCCGCGGCCACCGTCACGACGACCGAGGACCCGGCCGACGTGATGGCCGCGGTCGAGACGTTCGGGTCGGCGCTCAAGGCCCACGACCCCGAACGCTCCTATCCGACACTCCGGGGGCATCCCCCGGCGCTCGAAGTCGGCGACAGCCTGGACATCCCAGCAGATATCGAGCGCCCGGACACCGGCGTCACGCTCGAACTTCCGCCGGACCTCGCGTCGATTTTCGTCGCCGCGCCGCTCTCGTACTACCTCGGCGCCTCGCTGGTCCCCGCGGCCACTCCGCGACTCGTGACCGACACGGGATTTACGTACTCGCTCGATACCGCCCGGGGCTTCGAGTCCGAGGTCGGACGCACGCTCAAACGCCTGTTTTTCCTCGACTGTGTCACGCGCACCGAGGGGTTCCACCAGATAGACCTGCACGAACGGGCGGCTATCGAGCCCTACGTCGACCTCGACTTCGAGTCGCTGTATCGACGACCGCTCGCCGAGCAGGTCGCCGCCTACCTGGAGGTCCCGTACGACGTCATCGAAGACCACATCCCGAAGTGGCGGCTGACGACCCACATCGACCCGGTGCCGGCGAACGCGGAACAGCTGCCGTACGTCGTCGACGACCTGGCTATCGTCCGGACACACCAGCAACAGCGGCTGAACCAGGCCAGCGTCCCCGCGGAGGTCGAAGCCGAGTTCACCCGCGACGACGTCATCACCCGCGCCGCGAGTTCCGACACCGCCACCGCCTCGTCCGACGTGGACTACGTCGAGCCACAGGCCGAGGACTCCCTCGAACAGGCCTGGATAGGTGACAGCATTCCCATCGGCGCGAGCAAACTGACCAAAGCGGCGTTCGAGCACCGCCTCGACCGCGATATGAACGCCGAGGACATCACGATTCGCGTCGTCCAGAACGACGCCCGGATGGACGAGGAGCGCCAGCTCGTCGACGAGGTGTACGGCACCCGCGACGACCTGCCGTTCGACGTGACGGTGCACGACGACCTGACGACGGCGGAACTTCGGACCGTGCTCACGACCGACGCGGAGTTCTTCCACTACATCGGCCACACCGAACAGGACGGGTTCGTCTGCCGCGACGGCAAACTCGACGTGACGACGGTCGATTCCGTCGGCGTCGACACGTTCCTGCTGAACGCCTGCAACTCCTACAATCAGGGCCTGGGACTCGTCGAGAAGGGCGCAATCGGCGGCATCGTCACGCTCAACGAGGTCCTCAACGACGGCGCGGTCCGAATCGGTGAGTCGGTCGCCCGACTGCTGAACTGCGGGTTCCCGCTTCGGGCGGCGCTGACCATCGCCCGCGACGAGAGCATCCTCGGCGGACAGTATATCGTGGTTGGTGACGGCGGGGTGACAGTTGCGCAGTCAGATGGGGGAACGCCGAACATGATTAGGATAATCCCTCAAGAAAAGGAATTTGAAATATTCATGAATATGTATCCAACTGATGTCGATGGGCTTGGAACTATTACCATGCCTCTGGTCGAGAATTATTCTGATCATCATTTATCATCCGGCGAAATTGGCCCGATTATGCTTGACAGAACAGAATTGAAGGACTTTCTACTCATGCAGGAAGTGCCAGTGCAAATTGGAGAGAACTTACATTGGAGTCGGTCTCTCGATTTGAGCGAAGCTATACAGTAAATCAGCATGCAATCTTCTATCGAATCTGTCGTTACTGGTTCAGAAGTCTTTGGCTGCCCTTGAGATTACGGACCGAAGTACGAACTATTATTAGCCGCTGCAGTCCCTGCCTGTGACAGTAGCATCAGGAGGGTAAACAGCGCGCCGGCCATTTTCGGGTGCTCTGCGAGGTATTCGCGCATGGTGGTATCGGACATGATACGACTTGGATGTTGGGTGGGGGATAATTAAATTTATTTGAAAAGTACCTACATATTATATATTGTATTAAGTATAGAATTAAAAGACAAATCCAAAAATTAACGCACGCAGCGCTGGAAACACTCGTTTAGGGTGTGACTAACATAGACGCGGAGCGTCTCTATACAAGGGGGGAACGACGACACCCCCCATCAGTAGCGTTTAGTAGACTGGTATGTAACTAATAACCAGGATTTGGTATGGATGTTTGAAAGGAAATTGCTTGAGGACTATCCGAGACATATGCTTCCTGCCGACTCCCCCCAGGGCTCGGACGGGTGGGAGTCGACGGCGGGTGTGGCGAGCGCTGCCCGCGTGACTGGAACGGCGGTTGCGGCCGAGTTCTGTCCTACCGACGGCGGGGGAAACGATGGGTTCTGAGGAACAGTGGCCTTTCGAGGAGACGACGGTCGCACTCACGAGTCGCGCCATCAGCGGGAGCCGCCGCGCGGCGACGCGACATGCACCCCTTCTCCGGACTGAGTCGGCGGAGTCACACGACGAGATGCAGACCGAGGTGCCGATTCCACTGGCGAAAGTCGAGCAATCCCAGCAATCGACCGTGTTGCACGTCGACGACGACCCGCAGGTGGGGGAGCTGGTCGAAGTGTATCTCGAACGCATCAACGACGATTTCGACGTGGTGACGAGGACCAGCGCCGTCGCCGCGCTGGATTTCCTCCGGACGTCTCAGGTCGACTGTATCGTCAGCGATTACGACATGCCCAACACCGACGGGCTGGAGTTCCTCGAACTCGTCCGCGAGCAGTACCAGGACATCCCCTTCATCCTGTTTACGGGCAAGGGAAGCGAGGAGATTGCGAGCGAAGCAATCGCCTCGGGCGTTACCGACTACATGCAGAAGGGCGGTCGGTCGGACACGTACGAGGTACTGGCCAACCGAATCGAGAACGCCATCGAACAGCACCGCACCGAACAGCGGTTCTGGAACGCCCTGTCGTGGTATCAGCGGCTCGTCGAACAGGAACTCGCGGGCGTCTGCATCATCCAAGACGGGACCTTCGTCTACGTGAACCAGAAGCTAGCGGATATCTTCGGACACGACCAGAGTGCCCTCATCGGCGAATCCCCGACGATTCTCACGCCGGCGGGGAACGGCGACCGGTTCCCCGAATCGCTCCGGGCGGCGGACGCGGACGACCTCGACTCGTTCCACTCGGAGTTCGAGGGGCAGCGGGCGAACGGCGACACACGGACCATCGAGGTGTCCGGCGGCTCAATCGAGTACGACGGCGAACCGGCCTGGATCGGTGTGCTTCGTGACGCCGAGAACAACCCCGAGGACGCCGAGTAAACCGCGGCCGGGCCAGTGGCGTCTCCCTGTTTTTTCGACCGGCCCTCG
Above is a window of Haloarcula sp. DT43 DNA encoding:
- a CDS encoding DUF5788 family protein; translation: MKEFERKQLLERIERDSATVGADIPDRITVQGEEIELRSFVFEIKRRETVPRGERERVEQAKKNLRRERLQRKQRIEDNEVSYERGEELATAIIGIDRALNALEQLGAANIEQEAQAQEAADRKRWMKFLQKALGHEDADSGTGRAGRSY
- a CDS encoding DUF7503 family protein; protein product: MSDTTMREYLAEHPKMAGALFTLLMLLSQAGTAAANNSSYFGP
- a CDS encoding response regulator, which produces MGSEEQWPFEETTVALTSRAISGSRRAATRHAPLLRTESAESHDEMQTEVPIPLAKVEQSQQSTVLHVDDDPQVGELVEVYLERINDDFDVVTRTSAVAALDFLRTSQVDCIVSDYDMPNTDGLEFLELVREQYQDIPFILFTGKGSEEIASEAIASGVTDYMQKGGRSDTYEVLANRIENAIEQHRTEQRFWNALSWYQRLVEQELAGVCIIQDGTFVYVNQKLADIFGHDQSALIGESPTILTPAGNGDRFPESLRAADADDLDSFHSEFEGQRANGDTRTIEVSGGSIEYDGEPAWIGVLRDAENNPEDAE